Below is a window of Leuconostoc mesenteroides subsp. mesenteroides DNA.
TTTCTTTGATGAGATCGCCATATATTGCATGTATACGTTTGTCGTGGATATCCTTAGTATTATCGGTAATACCAGTTCTATCAAATCTCTTTAGTCTGTTCATCTGTTTAATATGAGTTTTGAAGATATTGTTATCACCAAAGCTTTCTGTGGCATCTTGCAAGACATCTAAATCAAGTTCTGATCCATTTTGTTGTAGTACGGGAAGTATTCCTAAAAGATCTATATTCAGACCATAGTCATCTTGTAACTCTAATAAGTGCTCTATATATTTTTCAGCACCTTTTAGAGCCCGTTCTTGTGTTTGTAGTATAACGATTACAAAATCACTGGCTACCAGTGCATTGTCTGTAAATTTGTTCAGTTGTGGTGGAATATCTAAAAATACAAAGTCATATTCATTTTTGAATTCATTAATGAAATTTGTTAAGTGATGATCTTGTGAGTAATCATCAGAAAAATTATCATAAAGGTAACGTTCATAGTTTTGTAAGTCTGAGTAAGATGGTAACAAATCTAGATTATCTTTTACATTTATTAACGCTTCCTGT
It encodes the following:
- a CDS encoding AAA family ATPase — encoded protein: MTKVITTGNFKGGVGKTTNSVMLSYTLSKMDKKVLLIDLDPQANATDLLLTTMTNIYKKKPDFKETLFEAIKNNNPQEALINVKDNLDLLPSYSDLQNYERYLYDNFSDDYSQDHHLTNFINEFKNEYDFVFLDIPPQLNKFTDNALVASDFVIVILQTQERALKGAEKYIEHLLELQDDYGLNIDLLGILPVLQQNGSELDLDVLQDATESFGDNNIFKTHIKQMNRLKRFDRTGITDNTKDIHDKRIHAIYGDLIKETLERINIFDQK